Proteins from a single region of Candidatus Neomarinimicrobiota bacterium:
- a CDS encoding DUF2461 domain-containing protein, whose amino-acid sequence MPSTEQDRFIGFSPKTLAFLKGLEGNNNKIWFEAHKQDYLAYLLEPLQRLVADLSEFMLTIDPLFETRPAIDKTISRIYRDTRFSKDKSPFRARMWLTFKRPRRDWKAAPAYFFEISPDSYRYGMGFYSAPRAAMEKIREMMDNDADEFQKAVSIYKHQSVFTMEGDKYKRRLDPAKPEEIQEWYQRRNIYFVCNRNIDEVLFSKRLNDDLISGFRILAPIYNFLWKVVAAS is encoded by the coding sequence ATGCCCAGCACGGAACAAGATAGGTTCATTGGTTTCTCACCCAAAACGCTGGCGTTTCTGAAGGGGCTTGAGGGAAATAATAACAAGATATGGTTCGAGGCGCACAAACAGGACTATCTGGCATATTTATTAGAGCCACTGCAGCGATTAGTCGCCGATCTGAGCGAGTTTATGCTGACCATTGATCCCCTCTTCGAAACGAGACCGGCCATTGATAAAACCATATCCAGAATCTATCGCGATACGAGATTTTCCAAGGATAAGTCCCCTTTCAGGGCAAGGATGTGGCTGACCTTTAAGAGGCCCCGTCGGGACTGGAAAGCGGCGCCGGCATATTTTTTTGAGATCTCGCCGGATTCGTACCGGTATGGTATGGGCTTTTATAGTGCTCCAAGAGCTGCTATGGAAAAAATTCGTGAGATGATGGACAATGATGCAGACGAGTTCCAGAAGGCTGTGTCGATATATAAACATCAGTCGGTCTTTACAATGGAGGGAGATAAATATAAGAGAAGGCTAGATCCAGCCAAACCGGAAGAAATCCAGGAGTGGTATCAGAGAAGAAATATTTACTTCGTCTGTAATCGGAATATTGACGAGGTTCTCTTCAGCAAGCGTCTGAATGATGATCTCATTTCCGGATTTAGAATACTGGCGCCCATCTACAATTTTCTCTGGAAAGTAGTGGCTGCATCTTGA
- a CDS encoding tryptophanase, with translation MKTIIEPFRIKSVEPIRMTTREEREAILKKARYNLFSLSAEDVLIDLLTDSGTGAMSSEQWAAVMRGDESYAGSASWRRFEAAVKSIMGFEYVIPTHQGRAAERILFSILCKAGHVVPNNTHFDTTRANVEYQGAEAVDLVIPEGRVPEAIHPFKGNMDIGPLEELIAGVGPQRIPLIMLTITNNSMGGQPVSMANIKAVAGIAHRHGIPLYFDACRFAENAFFIKLREPGYEKKSVREIVSEMFSYADGCTMSAKKDGLANIGGFLCTNDESLAQQEKDLLILTEGFPTYGGLAGRDLDAIAVGLEEVLHEDYLTYRLASTRYLGEHIAREGVPIVQPPGGHAIYIDAKAMLPHIAPLQFPGQALACELYLEAGIRSVEIGSVMFARTEVEGGEEVPADMELVRLAVPRRVYTQSHVDFVVEAILNVYQRREDIRGFKLTYQAPYLRHFTAQFERV, from the coding sequence ATGAAAACCATAATCGAACCCTTCCGAATCAAGTCCGTGGAGCCGATCCGCATGACTACCCGCGAGGAACGGGAGGCCATCCTAAAAAAGGCCCGCTACAATCTCTTCTCCTTGAGCGCTGAAGATGTGCTCATCGACCTGCTCACTGACAGCGGCACGGGTGCCATGAGTAGTGAGCAGTGGGCGGCGGTGATGCGGGGCGACGAGTCCTACGCCGGGAGCGCCAGCTGGCGGCGGTTTGAGGCGGCGGTGAAGTCCATCATGGGCTTTGAGTACGTGATCCCTACCCATCAAGGCCGGGCGGCCGAGCGCATCCTGTTCTCCATCCTGTGCAAAGCGGGCCACGTGGTGCCTAATAACACCCACTTTGATACTACGCGCGCCAACGTGGAGTATCAGGGGGCCGAGGCGGTGGACCTGGTGATCCCTGAAGGGAGGGTACCGGAAGCGATACACCCCTTTAAGGGCAATATGGACATCGGGCCACTCGAAGAGCTCATCGCCGGGGTAGGGCCGCAGCGTATTCCCCTGATCATGCTCACTATTACAAACAATTCCATGGGTGGGCAGCCGGTGTCCATGGCCAACATTAAGGCAGTGGCCGGGATAGCCCACCGTCACGGCATTCCGCTCTACTTTGATGCCTGCCGCTTCGCCGAAAATGCCTTCTTTATCAAGCTGCGGGAGCCAGGGTACGAGAAAAAGTCGGTGCGGGAGATCGTGTCGGAGATGTTCTCCTACGCCGACGGCTGCACCATGAGTGCCAAGAAAGATGGCCTAGCCAATATCGGCGGTTTTTTGTGCACCAATGACGAAAGCCTGGCCCAGCAGGAGAAGGATTTGCTGATTCTCACCGAAGGCTTTCCCACCTACGGCGGGCTGGCCGGGCGTGACCTGGATGCCATCGCTGTGGGGCTGGAAGAAGTGCTTCACGAGGATTACCTCACCTATCGCCTGGCCTCGACGCGTTACCTGGGTGAGCACATTGCTCGGGAGGGAGTGCCGATCGTGCAGCCGCCGGGCGGCCACGCCATCTACATCGATGCCAAGGCCATGCTGCCGCACATTGCGCCACTGCAGTTCCCGGGGCAGGCGCTGGCCTGCGAGCTCTACCTGGAGGCGGGCATCCGGTCGGTGGAGATCGGCTCGGTGATGTTTGCTCGTACTGAGGTGGAGGGTGGGGAGGAGGTCCCGGCGGATATGGAGCTGGTACGCCTGGCAGTTCCCCGACGGGTCTACACCCAGAGCCATGTAGACTTCGTGGTGGAGGCCATCCTGAACGTGTACCAGCGGCGGGAGGATATCCGGGGCTTTAAGCTGACTTACCAGGCGCCGTATCTGAGACACTTCACGGCCCAGTTCGAGCGGGTGTGA